A window of Cydia amplana chromosome 16, ilCydAmpl1.1, whole genome shotgun sequence genomic DNA:
TCGGTCATTTTGAGAGGCGTGTGTTGTCAACTGAAATGTTATACAATGAAAAATTAACTTAAATGTATAAGCAATGTATGCAAGTACAGTTGTGCCTAAGTTTTACTACGTTAACAGTTTATTTAAGtgtaaattgattttatttacttagtttaatttttaacactaataattgtatataaattcaatgttttgaAAGAATTATTTAATACGATTTGAGGTGAAAGCTAacctattgttttatttaacaccTACATAGGTATGTCTAATCGTccagttaaataatgatttactTATTTCACAGTTCGTAGATTTATTAGTTAATTAAAAGCCTAGGCAAATATCAGTGAATAACTAATACAGATTAACTAATtacgaaataaatttaaagtgaAGTAGCAATCTGACGTGACAAAGGTTAACCTATCGGTTAGTTACGTggttaaattaaacaattaaaatgATACTAACCGTATTAAATCGTATCCTTATACTTAATTACTACCTGTATGACGAGTGATGGGTGAAAATTAAGAACACTGAAGGCTTAACTCTGTCTTCAAGTCCGGCAAGCCCACGTGAACACGATCCTCCTTTCCCAAGTCAGCTTGATCTCTTTATTGTCGGACGAATTTCTTAATTTATTCACTCGTCAACTCCTTTTATCATATAATATGGATTATTTTCTGTATATTCttaatccggttcgaaggaccatgttGTGGAGTATTACaggagtaaaaattaaaaacggcTTTCCTGGTTTTAGTACAAGTGTAATGTCTAAATTGACACATACAtagaataaaaagaaaaagcgCCTGCACGTTTTGCAGAGCAATATTACGTATCAGTATAAAGTAAAAATGAGTTCTTAAATTTaaacaacgattttgatagcacacgcaatgcaagtgtaatttcatacttttcatagaagtttgatatTTACAATAACActtcactgcgtgtgctatcaaaatcgtcgcAGACTtgccttggtctaactctatgaaTCTTCCCGTAATTTCAGAACAACCCTTTCCAAGACCGGCTGTTCAGAGTGTTTTCCTCCGAAAAGGACGGGCGCTTCTCATTCGAGGACCTGCTGGACCTGTGTTCGGCTATGAGCTCCGAATGCCCCGTGGAAGTGAAGGCAGAATGGGCCTTTAGGatttacggtaattttggtTTCTTTGGCTATGTGAAAATCGGGTTTAATGTCATGATAATGCGTCAAAATAAGCTTAAatttgaaaaaaccggccaagtgcgagtctgactcgcgttccaagggttccgtacattaagtccgactcacgcttgactgcacatttctaatacgtaggtttttcctgtcatctataggtaaataaataactatctgtatttttttcaaaaaactactGGGACtaccagtagtttcggagataaaggggggaatggtcggacagacagacagaccagacgcacaagtgatcctacctaagggttccgttttttccttttgaggtacggaaccctacaaaaaGGAATCGGTTACATAGAGCCCACTCTCTCCTACTGTTCCTGCTTTAGTATGCAGCCCAAGTGCATTTTTGTGTTTGTAAGCAACTTCACTATTTGTTTGTGAGCTTAAGATCGCAGTATGATCAAGGCGCCTTTCAAAGATTGCATTTATAGTCTAGCAAACACAACTTGGCAGTCGGTAAGATCcaggaaaattatactcattcctttcttttaggtgctagtactagcgtaatgtcttacgctagtactagcacctcTGCTCTGTTGAGACAGTAacattctctctgtctatgtttaaaatgagacagtcctggtCCAAACTATAGGTACGTATCTACTCGAGAAATTGTGACCGGGGTTAGCCACGAaagctgaagacgccggttcgaatccatCGTCGGCCATTGGAGGGCCTCGCCACTTTTTCTTGATGATAATAtaaatttcagtttataatagtATAAGTTTAATGTTTGTACAGACTTGGACGAAGACGGGCAAATATCTGCTCAGGATATCAGCGGAATAATCGACCGGCTGACTGAGCATACGAGCAACAAAAAGCACTACATTGAAATCAGCTCCAAGAAGAAGATTGCTGATAttgtaagtatacctacctatctccTATTTCAGGAAGTACGTTtcttaattcaaatttaaaaaaaaacttgtcttTTGATCACTAATAGTGTCACTAGGTAGGTAATGCTCAAATCCTAAGAATTGGAAAAATATTGGCGTAGCTTTTAGTTTTTACATAAACGATTAAGTAGCTATAGCGCTTTACAGAAATTACGGAGTAGAAAACGTCGTGAGGAAACAGGACTaatcacaataaaattaaataagacctagtttctcctttgggttggaaggtcagacctGCTAGTATgagactccatacatctagcgcgacttcaagatGGAATAGGTATGTACTCGTTCGCGCgggagaacgcaactcatgctagaccgtctagCTCATGCAGTGCCGGCCTGAGctcttgatcagggtagagcgaaatcgggttaagcgcccttcgttgaagttttctagcgtattttccaccccccccccccctcgctACACTCGCgtctttaaatttttttttttctcatttgccattttggcgccccccttgccatccggcgcctagagcggcagctccactcgctctaccctagatccggccctgagcTCATGCTACATGGTAGTTTTAGGGATTAGGTTGCCGAGCAaaccctatttttttttaactcaaaTTACCAATTTTCCAGATACTAAATGAGCTGAAATTGGACCACGCGGGAAGTATGGGCTTGAGCGAGTTCAAAATATGCATGACGAGGATATCCGAGTTTGAGACATCTTTCTATTTCAGGATATAATCTATGTCTACATTATCTACTGAAATAAAACAACTGCCTacagtttgtattttatttcagaAATTCCTTTTTGGATATTAAGTGAAACGTGGTGAAATAAGAGGTCAAGAAAGTTTCTGAACTAATTAAGTAAGATAGGCAATTCTAAAATATCTCAGACTAAATAATATGGTGATGCAGTAACGTAAGAGCATACGCAAAGCAATAGGTAAACGAGACGTAAACGTGGGTGTAACTTAGATAAAGTAGATGATGCTGGCGGCCGGCTTGATTGCTTTCCGAGTTAAATTGGTTGTACCTATATGTCGAGAGGTTTGTGAATCACATCATGTAATGTAGGTAACacacaatttaaataattatttccaTCCGATAAAGGCCTTGGAATCAGCTTTATTATAACGCTAGGTAGGGATGGCCAACCGTTGGTACGGATctctgtatgtaggtacctatctgaaGTTTACGGTAGGTATGCAGACCCATAGGTATCGATCTATCTGATAAAGGCCTTGCAAGCAAATTTATTATAACGCTCAGCGATAGTCCAGCTAGGCAGGGATGGCCAACCGTTGGTGCGGATCTCTGTAGGTATCTGTTgatggtaggtataggtaataatACAAACCCTTATGTATCGGTCTATCTGATAAAAGCCTTGCAAGCAGCTTTATTATAGCGTCCAGCGAGAGTCCGCCCGGGCGCGTCAGGCATGCCGCTGGTGCGGCCCGTGGTACCCGGCAGGACTGCCGGCTGCTTGTATTTCACGTGGTACACCGGGAAACTGAGGTATGTCCTGCGAGAAAAAAGTTTGTATTAGCGAGGTAATAgaacagcggttctcaatctttttttttgacggaacccttttggaaagcgaaatacttgatggaaccctacaataaaacaatagtttttagaagtgtatttttttattaataagcataatacttatgcttattttattattctaaattcttgcggaacccctgcaagggtgtcgcggaaccctagggttccgcggaacacactttgagaatggttGTAATAGAAGTAGTGCGGGAAGTCATATATCTCACCTctttcgaaaagattgcaccatacctttgggctATTCTCGCCTAGATgccgttaatttcaatataattacatattaacaCATATCGGTGAaataataaggatcaaagtcaaatggcgttctaacagttttaatcttctgtcaaaagatggcgggtgaatttactgtggctacataatttaattgccatgacagtaactctctataaaatctatactctttgatCTCACTGATATTCGTAAAATTatagttacataaaaaaatcggccaagtgcgagtcggactcgcgcacggagggttccgcaccatcaacaaaaaatagagcaaaaaaagcaaaaaaacggtcacccatccaagtactgaccccgcccgacgttgcttaacttcggtcaaaaatcacgtttgctgtatgggagccccacttaaatctttattttattctgtttttagtatttgttgttatagcggcaacagaaatacatcatctgtgaaaatttcaactgtctagctatcacggttcatgagttacagccattacagcccggtgacagacggacggacggacggacggacagcgaagtcttagtaatagggtcccgtttttaccctttgagtactgaaccctaaaaaacactgCTTTTCCAAATTAGGTATATGCTGGCAGCCAGGGACAGCAGGGTGTACCTGCTGTCCCTGCCAGGGACATAGCGAAGTGGCGCATAGGTATACTAGGTACGGCGCGTGCTGCTAGTTCAACCGCGACCCGCATGCCACTAGGACCAAATGCCGCAAAAACGAAAATCGGAATGTCTTTATTTGCCtctgctcgaatatgcaagagccaTAGAGATAAGCGGATAACGAAATTTAGTTTTtcacggtagaccctcagagGCGCGGCGACTGTGTGCCCTTAGATTTGCTGGTATTGTCCCATTATGTG
This region includes:
- the LOC134655006 gene encoding calcium and integrin-binding protein 1-like; this translates as MGGSQSYPGLTQDILEDYTTLTYLHKGEILYLMKKVYSIDPEKIKANYHHRFSKEEILKKFDVLRNNPFQDRLFRVFSSEKDGRFSFEDLLDLCSAMSSECPVEVKAEWAFRIYDLDEDGQISAQDISGIIDRLTEHTSNKKHYIEISSKKKIADIILNELKLDHAGSMGLSEFKICMTRISEFETSFYFRI